Proteins from a genomic interval of Acidimicrobiia bacterium:
- a CDS encoding enoyl-CoA hydratase-related protein yields the protein MDTLVVSRQDGIVTVVLNRPEIKNAINPTMFDELHSTLSEVSKNDDDRVLIITGAGDAFCSGADLSGDRSGRERHHLERLRTIGDVALRLHRLAKPTIAKVNGVAAGAGLNLALGCDLIVSSDQARFSAIFARRGLSLDFGGSWLLPRLIGLHKAKEIALFADILSAEEAADFGIVNRVVPASELDAVVNEWATRLAAGPPLALSMTKTMLNNAHMVSMEQALEDEARAQAVNLTSEDAIEALKAFRDKRDPTFKGR from the coding sequence GTGGACACACTGGTGGTAAGTAGGCAGGACGGCATTGTTACGGTCGTGCTGAATCGGCCTGAAATCAAGAACGCCATTAACCCGACCATGTTTGACGAGCTTCACTCAACGTTAAGCGAGGTCTCGAAGAACGATGACGACCGGGTATTGATCATCACCGGAGCCGGTGACGCATTTTGTTCGGGTGCCGACCTTTCGGGTGATCGCTCTGGGCGAGAGCGCCACCATCTCGAGCGGTTGCGCACCATTGGTGATGTGGCGTTGCGACTACACCGTTTGGCTAAACCGACCATCGCTAAGGTGAATGGAGTGGCCGCCGGGGCGGGGCTCAACTTGGCACTTGGTTGTGATTTGATTGTTAGTTCTGACCAGGCACGTTTTTCGGCCATTTTCGCCCGGCGTGGTCTTTCGCTCGATTTTGGCGGATCGTGGCTGTTGCCCCGTCTCATCGGGCTGCATAAAGCGAAAGAAATTGCGTTGTTCGCCGACATTCTTTCGGCCGAAGAAGCGGCCGATTTCGGAATTGTCAATCGGGTGGTACCTGCCTCCGAACTTGATGCCGTCGTGAACGAGTGGGCCACTCGTTTAGCTGCCGGACCACCACTAGCGCTGTCGATGACCAAAACCATGTTGAATAATGCTCACATGGTTTCTATGGAACAAGCCCTAGAAGATGAAGCCCGAGCTCAAGCAGTGAACCTGACTAGCGAAGACGCCATCGAAGCCTTGAAAGCTTTCCGCGACAAGCGTGACCCGACCTTCAAGGGCCGCTAA
- a CDS encoding acetyl-CoA C-acetyltransferase, protein MDNEAYIIDALRSPRGKGKESGALHLVHPQRILAQVLNALAERNNLDTAQVDDVVMGNNSGVGDHAMDIARNAALDAGWSLDAPGVTVNRFCGSGQQAVNFAAMGLRSGFQDVVVAGGVESMSRAAPLHVDGFTANNAHLRAQYDMVPQGISADLIATIEGFSREECDALAVESQRRCETAVNEGRFDNALVPIYTDEGTLALDKDEHPRPGTTAEMLAGLKPSFAGMGGYKAEGEEKSIDERAMVAYPQVKSINHVHHGGNSSGVVDGAAALLLASREGIDRFGWKPRAKVVMTAVSGVDPVIMLTGPGPAALRCVQKAGMTLDDIDLFEVNEAFASVVLKFFKDTGVDPAKTNVNGGAMALGHPIGATGGMLIGTLLDEMERQDLQTGLVTMCTGGGMATATIIERV, encoded by the coding sequence ATGGATAACGAGGCCTACATCATTGATGCCCTGCGTTCGCCACGAGGAAAAGGTAAAGAGTCTGGGGCCCTGCATCTGGTTCACCCTCAACGAATCTTGGCTCAAGTCCTAAACGCCTTGGCCGAACGTAACAACCTAGACACAGCGCAAGTTGACGATGTTGTAATGGGCAACAACTCGGGGGTTGGTGATCACGCAATGGACATCGCCCGCAACGCTGCCCTCGATGCTGGTTGGTCACTTGATGCGCCTGGCGTGACTGTGAACCGATTCTGTGGTTCAGGCCAGCAAGCGGTCAATTTTGCGGCTATGGGTTTGCGGTCCGGATTTCAAGACGTTGTAGTGGCCGGCGGCGTAGAGTCGATGTCGCGAGCTGCACCTTTGCATGTCGATGGGTTTACTGCCAACAACGCCCATCTTCGTGCTCAATACGACATGGTGCCCCAAGGCATCTCAGCTGACCTTATTGCCACGATTGAAGGGTTCAGCCGTGAGGAATGTGATGCTTTGGCGGTTGAAAGTCAAAGACGGTGCGAAACTGCGGTGAACGAAGGCCGTTTCGACAATGCCTTAGTGCCCATATATACCGATGAGGGCACGCTGGCGCTAGATAAAGACGAACATCCGCGGCCCGGTACCACGGCCGAAATGTTGGCTGGCCTTAAGCCAAGTTTCGCTGGCATGGGCGGTTATAAGGCCGAGGGTGAAGAGAAATCTATCGACGAGCGGGCCATGGTTGCGTACCCACAGGTCAAATCAATCAACCACGTGCATCATGGTGGAAACTCATCCGGCGTGGTGGACGGTGCGGCAGCTTTGTTGCTGGCTTCTCGAGAAGGAATTGACCGCTTTGGGTGGAAGCCCCGAGCCAAGGTCGTCATGACTGCGGTTTCTGGAGTTGATCCCGTGATAATGCTCACCGGCCCTGGTCCAGCCGCACTGCGTTGCGTGCAAAAAGCTGGTATGACGCTTGATGACATCGACCTTTTCGAGGTGAACGAGGCCTTTGCATCGGTGGTGTTGAAATTCTTTAAAGATACTGGCGTTGATCCGGCTAAGACGAATGTGAATGGCGGTGCCATGGCGCTAGGTCATCCCATTGGAGCAACCGGTGGAATGCTAATTGGCACGTTGCTAGACGAAATGGAACGCCAAGACTTGCAAACCGGTTT